In Cherax quadricarinatus isolate ZL_2023a chromosome 15, ASM3850222v1, whole genome shotgun sequence, the following proteins share a genomic window:
- the LOC138852726 gene encoding putative peptidyl-tRNA hydrolase PTRHD1 isoform X2 — translation MFQRLKPISVQEAMSGATLGLVQYVVVRTDLMTSLAWSVGAVIAQACHASTAVAHLYHEDQNMQRYLADLDNMHKVVLGIESETKLRNLSEKLNEAFIDHKLWIEQPEDTPTCLVTKPYPKEEVSRLFKKLKLLKMDNPSSSRESTGN, via the exons atgttccagagattgaaaCCAATATCA GTGCAAGAGGCCATGTCAGGAGCCACACTAGGACTTGTTCAGTATGTTGTGGTGCGAACAGACCTTATGACCTCACTGGCGTGGTCTGTAGGTGCAGTTATTGCTCAGGCCTGTCATGCATCCACTGCAGTTGCTCATCTTTATCATGAAGATCAAAATATGCAGAGATACCTTGCTGACCTAGACAACATGCACAAG GTGGTATTAGGAATTGAAAGTGAAACTAAACTGCGTAACTTATCTGAGAAATTAAATGAAGCATTCATTGATCACAAGCTATGGATTGAGCAGCCCGAAGATACCCCAACATGTCTAGTGACAAAACCATATCCAAAGGAGGAGGTTAGCAGATTATTTAAAAAGCTAAAATTATTAAAGATGGATAACCCATCCAGTTCAAGGGAAAGTACAGGCAACTAG
- the LOC138852726 gene encoding putative peptidyl-tRNA hydrolase PTRHD1 isoform X1, protein MEINSFLEIVQEAMSGATLGLVQYVVVRTDLMTSLAWSVGAVIAQACHASTAVAHLYHEDQNMQRYLADLDNMHKVVLGIESETKLRNLSEKLNEAFIDHKLWIEQPEDTPTCLVTKPYPKEEVSRLFKKLKLLKMDNPSSSRESTGN, encoded by the exons ATGGAAATAAATTCTTTTCTGGAAATT GTGCAAGAGGCCATGTCAGGAGCCACACTAGGACTTGTTCAGTATGTTGTGGTGCGAACAGACCTTATGACCTCACTGGCGTGGTCTGTAGGTGCAGTTATTGCTCAGGCCTGTCATGCATCCACTGCAGTTGCTCATCTTTATCATGAAGATCAAAATATGCAGAGATACCTTGCTGACCTAGACAACATGCACAAG GTGGTATTAGGAATTGAAAGTGAAACTAAACTGCGTAACTTATCTGAGAAATTAAATGAAGCATTCATTGATCACAAGCTATGGATTGAGCAGCCCGAAGATACCCCAACATGTCTAGTGACAAAACCATATCCAAAGGAGGAGGTTAGCAGATTATTTAAAAAGCTAAAATTATTAAAGATGGATAACCCATCCAGTTCAAGGGAAAGTACAGGCAACTAG
- the LOC138852726 gene encoding putative peptidyl-tRNA hydrolase PTRHD1 isoform X3 — protein MSGATLGLVQYVVVRTDLMTSLAWSVGAVIAQACHASTAVAHLYHEDQNMQRYLADLDNMHKVVLGIESETKLRNLSEKLNEAFIDHKLWIEQPEDTPTCLVTKPYPKEEVSRLFKKLKLLKMDNPSSSRESTGN, from the exons ATGTCAGGAGCCACACTAGGACTTGTTCAGTATGTTGTGGTGCGAACAGACCTTATGACCTCACTGGCGTGGTCTGTAGGTGCAGTTATTGCTCAGGCCTGTCATGCATCCACTGCAGTTGCTCATCTTTATCATGAAGATCAAAATATGCAGAGATACCTTGCTGACCTAGACAACATGCACAAG GTGGTATTAGGAATTGAAAGTGAAACTAAACTGCGTAACTTATCTGAGAAATTAAATGAAGCATTCATTGATCACAAGCTATGGATTGAGCAGCCCGAAGATACCCCAACATGTCTAGTGACAAAACCATATCCAAAGGAGGAGGTTAGCAGATTATTTAAAAAGCTAAAATTATTAAAGATGGATAACCCATCCAGTTCAAGGGAAAGTACAGGCAACTAG